Proteins from a single region of bacterium:
- a CDS encoding transcriptional regulator — translation MTPAELKAKLSEMMALPEETEWIEFKEAKNDYNFEDLGKYFSALSNEANLKGKPAGWLVFGVTDKPPRQICGTNYRRQQPGLERLKTKIAQNTNHQTTFREIHELNDAEGRVVLFEIPPAPRGIPTEWKGIAYGRIHESLSPLSLQEIEQIRKQGTPEDWSAQICEGATIRDLDPLAIAFAKQEYKEKNMSNPILATEVDRWDDITFLNKAKVTIEGKITRTAIILLGKNESEHFLSPAVARITWVLKDANGVEKDYQHFGPPLILAVDQVFAKIRNLTYRYMRNETLFPSEIKQYESWVIREALHNAIAHQDYAQGGRINVVEESESLLFTNLGEFIPGSVEEVILRDAPPEHYRNELLATAMVNLNMIDTIGSGIKRMFTIQRQRSFPMPDYDLSERGRVKVKIIGKVVDEKYTRVLMKRMDLDLMDVIALDKVQKGKPLTEDEFRSLKTKRLIEGRRPNLFVSADIAAVTETKADYIKKRAFDKEYHKKMVLKYLNKFGEASRKDIDCLLMDKISDALNDDQKKTWITNLLQEMRRDGSIKPVGTTRHAKWVISK, via the coding sequence ATGACACCAGCCGAACTCAAGGCCAAGCTCAGCGAAATGATGGCACTTCCTGAAGAGACAGAGTGGATCGAGTTCAAGGAAGCCAAGAACGACTACAATTTCGAGGACCTGGGCAAGTACTTTTCAGCCTTGAGCAACGAGGCCAATCTGAAAGGGAAACCTGCAGGCTGGCTGGTCTTTGGGGTAACGGACAAACCACCACGGCAAATCTGCGGAACTAACTACCGGCGACAACAACCGGGTTTAGAAAGGCTCAAAACAAAAATCGCTCAGAATACCAACCATCAAACCACATTTAGAGAAATTCATGAGTTAAATGACGCAGAAGGGCGAGTGGTCTTATTTGAAATACCCCCGGCCCCACGAGGGATCCCAACAGAGTGGAAAGGGATCGCTTACGGGCGCATTCACGAATCCTTAAGCCCACTGAGCCTTCAAGAGATCGAGCAGATTCGCAAACAGGGCACGCCAGAGGACTGGTCAGCCCAAATCTGCGAAGGTGCGACAATCCGCGACCTAGACCCCCTAGCCATAGCCTTTGCCAAGCAGGAGTATAAGGAAAAGAATATGAGTAATCCCATATTGGCTACCGAGGTAGATCGATGGGATGATATCACTTTCCTGAACAAGGCTAAAGTTACTATCGAGGGGAAGATTACCCGGACGGCCATTATCTTGCTAGGTAAGAACGAGTCCGAGCATTTTTTGTCCCCGGCTGTTGCCAGGATCACCTGGGTGCTCAAAGATGCGAACGGCGTGGAGAAAGATTATCAGCACTTTGGGCCACCGCTAATCCTGGCCGTAGATCAGGTGTTCGCCAAAATTAGGAATCTGACATATCGATACATGCGCAATGAGACTCTCTTTCCCTCCGAGATAAAGCAATATGAATCGTGGGTCATCCGCGAGGCATTACATAACGCTATTGCGCATCAGGACTATGCACAGGGAGGGCGCATCAACGTTGTAGAGGAATCAGAGTCGTTGCTCTTCACAAATTTGGGTGAATTTATTCCAGGGAGCGTAGAGGAAGTTATCCTTCGGGATGCACCCCCAGAGCACTACCGGAATGAGCTTCTGGCCACGGCAATGGTCAACCTGAATATGATTGATACCATTGGCAGTGGCATCAAACGGATGTTCACAATACAGCGGCAACGGAGCTTCCCCATGCCAGACTACGACCTGAGCGAGCGTGGGCGGGTAAAGGTGAAGATCATCGGCAAGGTAGTCGATGAAAAGTATACCCGGGTGCTGATGAAGAGGATGGATCTTGACCTTATGGACGTGATTGCCCTAGACAAGGTGCAAAAAGGAAAGCCTCTTACAGAAGATGAGTTCAGGTCGCTAAAAACAAAACGTCTGATCGAGGGGCGACGCCCGAACCTATTTGTATCGGCGGATATCGCTGCAGTCACAGAAACCAAAGCAGATTATATCAAGAAAAGGGCCTTCGATAAGGAGTACCATAAGAAAATGGTCTTAAAATACTTAAACAAGTTTGGTGAGGCGTCCAGGAAAGACATTGATTGCCTGCTTATGGAT